The Yoonia sp. SS1-5 genome contains a region encoding:
- a CDS encoding DUF932 domain-containing protein, producing MNTEIIDTGRDMSGGYKVDVSRGQNVDRVSSEWFSRPHDERYMSLDDLFASVKGRAERSRTRTVESAAIRVEANRKDPEKLGLVLPGTDEPIAPTHWSFGQLSSIVGAPAAYLRQLPAPLAGINLQYGLTNHRAEQIKTMEVANGRTELRAVTGPDYGRIYDHELVSAVQRIAGNGTGDTRWKVPGVLDWSTGIYNPRVHVTKETTTLYASDRDVFLFLVDDLNPIEAGLLPDGSPDLYFRGFYCWNSEVGAKTLGIASFYLRAVCQNRNLWGVEDFQEIKIRHSKYAASRFAHEVAPALTNFANSSPAPFIDGIRAAREKIVARSDDDRSDFLRKRGFSKAAASTIIDTVLTEEGRPPESVFDFVQGITAVARNKPQQDARLEMETRAKKLLEAAA from the coding sequence ATGAATACCGAGATTATCGATACCGGGCGTGACATGAGCGGCGGCTACAAGGTGGACGTGTCGCGCGGCCAGAACGTGGACCGCGTGTCGTCCGAGTGGTTCTCGCGTCCGCATGACGAGCGGTATATGTCGCTCGACGATCTCTTCGCCTCGGTCAAGGGCCGGGCGGAGCGGAGCCGGACGCGCACGGTGGAGAGTGCGGCGATCCGGGTCGAGGCCAATCGCAAAGATCCGGAGAAGCTGGGCCTTGTCCTGCCGGGCACGGATGAACCAATCGCGCCGACGCACTGGAGCTTTGGACAATTGTCGAGCATTGTCGGCGCACCAGCCGCCTATCTGCGCCAGTTGCCCGCACCGTTGGCGGGCATCAATTTGCAGTACGGGCTGACCAACCACCGGGCAGAGCAGATCAAGACCATGGAGGTCGCGAACGGGCGCACGGAACTGCGTGCCGTCACCGGCCCCGACTATGGGCGCATCTACGACCACGAACTGGTCTCCGCCGTACAGCGCATCGCGGGCAACGGCACGGGCGACACGCGCTGGAAGGTCCCCGGCGTGCTCGACTGGTCGACCGGCATCTACAACCCGCGCGTGCACGTGACGAAGGAGACAACGACGCTCTACGCCTCCGATCGCGACGTGTTCCTGTTCCTCGTCGATGACCTCAACCCGATCGAGGCGGGGCTGCTGCCCGACGGCTCGCCCGACCTCTACTTTCGGGGATTCTATTGCTGGAATTCCGAGGTGGGCGCCAAGACGCTCGGCATCGCCAGCTTCTACCTGCGGGCGGTCTGCCAGAACCGCAACCTCTGGGGCGTCGAGGATTTTCAGGAGATCAAGATCCGCCACTCGAAATACGCCGCCAGCCGTTTCGCACATGAGGTTGCCCCTGCCCTCACGAATTTCGCCAACTCATCGCCCGCGCCCTTCATCGACGGCATCCGTGCCGCGCGGGAGAAGATCGTCGCGCGATCAGACGACGACCGGTCGGACTTTCTGCGCAAGCGCGGGTTCTCGAAAGCAGCAGCATCTACGATCATCGACACCGTCCTGACCGAAGAAGGCCGGCCGCCCGAAAGCGTCTTTGATTTCGTGCAGGGCATCACGGCGGTCGCGCGCAACAAACCCCAGCAAGACGCGCGGCTGGAGATGGAAACCCGCGCCAAGAAGCTGCTGGAAGCTGCTGCCTGA
- a CDS encoding DUF6088 family protein has protein sequence MNASFLELWLLNSDVRCLYTNFGQLTSIMSEIMLQISDMDHASTDLKSNILTRIANGNPRGVWTPRDFLDLGERDAVDKVLQRLTRAGALRRVDRGLYDQPSTNRLTQKDSPADPREVIDAIARRDQIRVLVDGMTAANDLGLTNAVPAKVLVHTDARLKSISLGQLDIVFKPTAASKLYWAGRPAMRIVQALHWLRDTMGQIEDDRVLIRRLTALLNDPTKGKRLRDDLEDGLTTLPSWMQSLLRPILAEQAGAA, from the coding sequence ATGAACGCTTCCTTTTTGGAACTCTGGTTGTTGAACTCAGATGTCCGATGCTTGTATACAAATTTCGGACAACTCACTTCCATCATGTCCGAAATCATGCTACAGATTTCGGACATGGACCATGCATCAACAGACCTAAAGAGTAATATCCTGACACGGATTGCGAATGGCAACCCGCGTGGCGTCTGGACACCGCGGGATTTTCTGGATCTCGGCGAACGTGATGCTGTGGACAAAGTGCTGCAGCGACTGACGCGGGCAGGGGCTCTGCGCCGGGTGGATCGTGGCCTCTACGATCAACCGTCGACCAATCGCCTGACCCAGAAAGACAGTCCGGCAGATCCCCGCGAAGTGATTGATGCCATCGCACGCCGAGATCAAATACGCGTCCTTGTCGATGGAATGACGGCGGCAAACGATCTGGGTCTCACCAATGCTGTCCCAGCAAAGGTCCTAGTGCATACCGACGCCCGATTAAAATCGATTTCGCTCGGCCAGCTCGACATCGTGTTCAAACCGACAGCTGCCAGCAAGCTCTATTGGGCCGGACGGCCAGCTATGCGCATTGTGCAGGCTTTGCATTGGCTACGGGATACAATGGGGCAAATTGAAGACGATCGGGTGCTGATCCGCCGCCTGACGGCACTTCTCAATGATCCAACGAAAGGCAAGCGCCTTCGCGACGATCTAGAGGACGGGCTGACGACATTGCCGAGTTGGATG